Proteins found in one Planococcus citri chromosome 2, ihPlaCitr1.1, whole genome shotgun sequence genomic segment:
- the LOC135838227 gene encoding chymotrypsinogen A-like isoform X1: MSVRRISMFRDSMIPILQVFLLAYLCNGQAKEFQEYGKYGYVKKGQDSKLPSENFVNASTLIAGGTPAEAKEFPHMALIGYGKEFKSVWWGCGGSLISEKFIMSAAHCTVNTDLGPPQWVLLGALNELATKDDPQRKVYSIVKVHNHPEYNSNSLYHDISLFQLNTTVEFSPYVRLACLHTSTADFPAKTTASITGWGLTGASENPSDRLLKATIMVFDQQKCRDAFPANIAELARGYDSNTMICAGHTESGRASCPGDSGGPLQIQIPNESCKWNIIGVTSFGPKICGNNKPAVYTKVSYYLNWIQSIVWP, encoded by the exons atgTCAGTGCGTCGAATATCAATGTTCCGCGATTCAATGATTCCAATTCTTCAAGTTTTCCTGTTAGCGTATCTTTGTAATGGCCAAGCAAAAG AATTCCAAGAGTATGGAAAATATGGATACGTGAAAAAAGGGCAAGATTCTAAACTACCAAGCGAGAACTTCGTGAATGCTTCAACACTGATTGCAGGAGGAACGCCAGCCGAAGCCAAAGAATTTCCTCATATG GCTCTCATTGGATATGGAAAAGAATTCAAAAGCGTCTGGTGGGGTTGCGGTGGCAGTTTAAtcagtgaaaaattcatcatgagTGCTGCACATTGCACTGTTAATACAGATTT GGGTCCACCACAATGGGTTTTACTAGGAGCCTTGAATGAACTCGCAACAAAGGACGACCCCCAGCGAAAAGTTTACAGCATAGTCAAAGTTCACAACCATCCGGAATATAATTCAAATTCACTATACCACGACATTTCACTTTTCCAATTGAACACCACTGTCGAATTTAGCCCTTATGTAAGGCTAGCTTGCCTACATACTTCAACAGCTGATTTTCCAGCTAAAACTACAGCAAGCATCACTGGTTGGGGTCTAACTGGCGCAT cCGAAAACCCCAGCGATAGATTACTAAAAGCAACAATTATGGTGTTCGATCAACAGAAATGCAGAGACGCATTTCCGGCGAACATCGCTGAGCTGGCACGTGGGTACGATTCAAATACTATGATTTGCGCTGGACACACCGAGAGCGGCAGAGCTTCATGCCCG GGTGACTCGGGAGGTCCGCTGCAAATCCAGATACCAAATGAAAGTTGCAAGTGGAATATCATAGGAGTGACATCTTTTGGTCCTAAAATTTGTGGAAATAACAAACCTGCAGTTTATACCAAAGTATCTTACTATTTGAATTGGATCCAGAGTATTGTTTGGCCTTGA
- the LOC135838227 gene encoding serine protease persephone-like isoform X2, with protein sequence MSVRRISMFRDSMIPILQVFLLAYLCNGQAKEFQEYGKYGYVKKGQDSKLPSENFVNASTLIAGGTPAEAKEFPHMALIGYGKEFKSVWWGCGGSLISEKFIMSAAHCTVNTDLGPPQWVLLGALNELATKDDPQRKVYSIVKVHNHPEYNSNSLYHDISLFQLNTTVEFSPYVRLACLHTSTADFPAKTTASITGWGLTGACRKYLGLVLINIKNAETHFRRTSLSWHVGTIQIL encoded by the exons atgTCAGTGCGTCGAATATCAATGTTCCGCGATTCAATGATTCCAATTCTTCAAGTTTTCCTGTTAGCGTATCTTTGTAATGGCCAAGCAAAAG AATTCCAAGAGTATGGAAAATATGGATACGTGAAAAAAGGGCAAGATTCTAAACTACCAAGCGAGAACTTCGTGAATGCTTCAACACTGATTGCAGGAGGAACGCCAGCCGAAGCCAAAGAATTTCCTCATATG GCTCTCATTGGATATGGAAAAGAATTCAAAAGCGTCTGGTGGGGTTGCGGTGGCAGTTTAAtcagtgaaaaattcatcatgagTGCTGCACATTGCACTGTTAATACAGATTT GGGTCCACCACAATGGGTTTTACTAGGAGCCTTGAATGAACTCGCAACAAAGGACGACCCCCAGCGAAAAGTTTACAGCATAGTCAAAGTTCACAACCATCCGGAATATAATTCAAATTCACTATACCACGACATTTCACTTTTCCAATTGAACACCACTGTCGAATTTAGCCCTTATGTAAGGCTAGCTTGCCTACATACTTCAACAGCTGATTTTCCAGCTAAAACTACAGCAAGCATCACTGGTTGGGGTCTAACTGGCGCATGTAGGAAATATCTTGGCTTAGTGCTCATAAATATTAA AAATGCAGAGACGCATTTCCGGCGAACATCGCTGAGCTGGCACGTGGGTACGATTCAAATACTATGA
- the LOC135834460 gene encoding kallikrein-15-like, translating to MLEKRRVFKHVLIFSVQSNSPKPESCVNCAKMTIQMKCVMWTCISILVLSIIVSSKAEGELSKTSNQPTTNTSADVKSKISLNSTNNPTATTNSKDAVSVALQKCAEYANYRYVKKLQPPMAGKPEQSFNTMDCANVEPLIVGGIQAKPKEYPHMALIGSGSSFEKVSWNCGGSLISEKFVLSLARCHQDVSLHGPTQWVLLGDLKVNSKTDDAKPAVYKIKKVYQHPNYTSKSRLHDIALFELNTTVEMSPYVRPACLYTSTSVPVNTTGKITGWGRTSAVERTSDHLLKASISFLDDKKCVENFGNDYDPNSMICAGEFVHGADTCPGDSGGPLQKPVDKQVCMWNILGITSFGSAICGDMETPGAYTKVAFYLEWIKNIVWP from the exons ATGTTAGAGAAAAGACGCGTTTTTAAACAT GTACTAATATTTTCAGTTCAAAGTAATTCGCCAAAACCAGAAAGTTGTGTTAATTGCGCTAAAATGACTATCCAAATGAAATGTGTTATGTGGACGTGCATTTCTATACTCGTATTGAGCATCATAG TCTCGAGTAAAGCAGAAGGAGAACTGAGTAAAACCTCAAATCAGCCAACCACAAATACCAGCGCAGAcgttaaatcaaaaatttctctg AACTCCACAAACAACCCAACAGCGACGACAAACTCCAAAGATGCAGTATCTGTAGCCCTGCAAA AATGTGCGGAATACGCTAATTATCGATACGTCAAGAAATTGCAACCGCCAATGGCTGGAAAACCAGAACAATCGTTCAACACAATGGACTGCGCGAATGTAGAACCTCTAATCGTCGGAGGAATACAAGCGAAACCTAAAGAATACCCTCATATG GCTCTGATCGGTTCCGGAAGCAGTTTCGAAAAGGTTTCATGGAATTGTGGTGGCTCATTGATAAGTGAAAAATTCGTTCTGAGTTTAGCACGATGCCACCAAGATGTTTCTTTACA tggacCAACACAATGGGTTTTATTAGGAGACCTGAAAGTAAATTCGAAAACAGACGACGCCAAGCCAGctgtttataaaataaaaaaagtctaTCAACATCCAAATTATACATCAAAGTCAAGATTACACGATATTGCTCTTTTCGAATTGAATACTACCGTTGAAATGAGTCCATATGTGCGACCAGCGTGTCTATATACATCCACCTCGGTTCCAGTAAACACCACAGGAAAGATTACTGGATGGGGAAGAACAAGTGCAG TCGAAAGAACCAGCGATCATTTATTAAAAGCCAGCATTTCGTTCCTCGATGATAAAAAatgcgttgaaaattttggaaatgattaCGACCCTAATTCAATGATATGTGCTGGAGAATTTGTCCATGGCGCAGATACATGCCCA GGTGACTCCGGAGGTCCACTACAGAAACCGGTGGATAAACAAGTATGCATGTGGAATATATTAGGAATCACATCTTTTGGATCGGCAATATGTGGAGATATGGAAACACCAGGAGCCTATACCAAAGTTGCATTTTACCTCGAATGGATTAAAAATATCGTGTGGCCCTGA